A single Elaeis guineensis isolate ETL-2024a chromosome 15, EG11, whole genome shotgun sequence DNA region contains:
- the LOC105058509 gene encoding uncharacterized protein isoform X1, whose protein sequence is MRSMSSANSSKGIAAIVGVGPKLGCSIARKFAYEGYTVAILARDLAKLSRLAEEIAREAKAQVFAIRIDCSDSKSVREAFEGVLSLGFVEILVYNACEPVSCQATKFTAISLESFERSLAVSTVGAFHCAQQVIPGMVERGRGTIIFTGSSASLNGFAGFCELSCGKFALRGLSQCLAREFQSSGVHVAHVIIDGVIGMPRLIRSSRGNRSMDFTMDPDALAQTYWHIHNQDKSAWTQEINLRSPSGQIP, encoded by the exons ATGCGATCCATGTCAAGCGCCAACTCCTCCAAAGGCATCGCTGCCATCGTCGGTGTTGGCCCCAAACTCGGCTGCTCCATTGCTCGGAAGTTTGCCTATGAAGGCTACACGGTCGCCATCCTCGCACGAGACCTCG CTAAACTATCGAGGCTCGCCGAGGAGATCGCCAGGGAAGCAAAAGCTCAAGTGTTCGCCATCCGCATCGACTGCTCCGACTCCAAGTCGGTGCGCGAGGCCTTTGAAGGCGTCCTTTCACTTGGTTTTGTCGAGATTCTGGTCTACAATGCTTGCGAGCCTGTCTCCTGCCAGGCCACCAAATTCACTGCCATTAGCCTCGAGTCCTTCGAGCGATCTCTCGCAGTGTCCACGGTGGGGGCATTCCACTGTGCGCAGCAG GTGATTCCTGGGATGGTGGAGAGGGGCAGAGGCACCATCATCTTCACCGGTTCTTCGGCTTCTCTTAATGGCTTTGCAGGCTTCTGTGAATTAA GTTGTGGGAAATTTGCTCTGAGGGGATTGTCACAATGCCTAGCGAGAGAGTTCCAATCATCTGGTGTCCATGTTGCTCATGTTATCATCGATGGAGTAATTGGTATGCCCAG GCTAATCAGATCATCACGAGGAAATCGAAGCATGGACTTTACAATGGATCCAGATGCACTAGCACAGACTTACTGGCACATCCACAACCAAGACAAGAGTGCATGGACGCAGGAGATCAATCTACGATCACCGTCGGGCCAAATACCTTAA
- the LOC105058509 gene encoding uncharacterized protein isoform X2, whose protein sequence is MRSMSSANSSKGIAAIVGVGPKLGCSIARKFAYEGYTVAILARDLAKLSRLAEEIAREAKAQVFAIRIDCSDSKSVREAFEGVLSLGFVEILVYNACEPVSCQATKFTAISLESFERSLAVSTVGAFHCAQQVIPGMVERGRGTIIFTGSSASLNGFAGFCELSCGKFALRGLSQCLAREFQSSGVHVAHVIIDGVIGMPRSSRGNRSMDFTMDPDALAQTYWHIHNQDKSAWTQEINLRSPSGQIP, encoded by the exons ATGCGATCCATGTCAAGCGCCAACTCCTCCAAAGGCATCGCTGCCATCGTCGGTGTTGGCCCCAAACTCGGCTGCTCCATTGCTCGGAAGTTTGCCTATGAAGGCTACACGGTCGCCATCCTCGCACGAGACCTCG CTAAACTATCGAGGCTCGCCGAGGAGATCGCCAGGGAAGCAAAAGCTCAAGTGTTCGCCATCCGCATCGACTGCTCCGACTCCAAGTCGGTGCGCGAGGCCTTTGAAGGCGTCCTTTCACTTGGTTTTGTCGAGATTCTGGTCTACAATGCTTGCGAGCCTGTCTCCTGCCAGGCCACCAAATTCACTGCCATTAGCCTCGAGTCCTTCGAGCGATCTCTCGCAGTGTCCACGGTGGGGGCATTCCACTGTGCGCAGCAG GTGATTCCTGGGATGGTGGAGAGGGGCAGAGGCACCATCATCTTCACCGGTTCTTCGGCTTCTCTTAATGGCTTTGCAGGCTTCTGTGAATTAA GTTGTGGGAAATTTGCTCTGAGGGGATTGTCACAATGCCTAGCGAGAGAGTTCCAATCATCTGGTGTCCATGTTGCTCATGTTATCATCGATGGAGTAATTGGTATGCCCAG ATCATCACGAGGAAATCGAAGCATGGACTTTACAATGGATCCAGATGCACTAGCACAGACTTACTGGCACATCCACAACCAAGACAAGAGTGCATGGACGCAGGAGATCAATCTACGATCACCGTCGGGCCAAATACCTTAA